A stretch of the Mesorhizobium huakuii genome encodes the following:
- a CDS encoding GYD domain-containing protein produces the protein MAMYLTRFSYTPETWARLIKNPEDRREAARSYIESAGGKLHGFWYAFGEHDGWNLWEAPDNVSMASVVLAIGAGGALSACETTVLLSVEETMEALGKAKSIRYRPPAS, from the coding sequence ATGGCCATGTATCTCACGCGATTCAGCTACACGCCCGAGACCTGGGCGCGCTTGATCAAAAACCCCGAGGATCGACGCGAGGCGGCTCGTTCGTACATCGAGTCGGCGGGTGGAAAGCTTCACGGGTTCTGGTACGCCTTCGGAGAGCACGATGGCTGGAATCTGTGGGAGGCGCCAGATAACGTTTCGATGGCATCTGTCGTGCTTGCCATCGGTGCGGGCGGAGCGCTCAGCGCATGCGAGACCACCGTCCTCCTAAGCGTCGAAGAGACGATGGAAGCCCTTGGGAAGGCGAAATCAATCCGGTATCGCCCGCCGGCATCGTAG
- a CDS encoding DUF3606 domain-containing protein, producing MTDDKNKLGYQDRSQVSGDQEYEVGYFASKFGLSIPQVRELIAKHGNDRDTMER from the coding sequence ATGACTGACGACAAGAACAAGCTTGGCTATCAGGACCGAAGCCAAGTGAGCGGGGACCAGGAATACGAGGTCGGCTATTTCGCCAGCAAATTCGGCCTGTCTATCCCACAGGTCCGGGAGCTGATCGCAAAGCACGGCAATGATCGCGACACCATGGAGCGGTAA
- a CDS encoding DUF768 domain-containing protein: MDFLNNWVAEHLPIASTGDPIAASDLADQMMKAAQEAGIKPDEINEEVWSVFEVIFEALHRRDGSRTG, encoded by the coding sequence ATGGACTTCCTCAACAATTGGGTGGCGGAACATTTGCCGATTGCCAGCACAGGCGACCCAATCGCCGCCAGCGACTTGGCAGATCAAATGATGAAAGCCGCCCAGGAAGCAGGGATCAAGCCTGACGAGATCAATGAAGAGGTCTGGAGCGTTTTCGAAGTCATCTTCGAGGCGTTACATCGACGCGACGGCAGCCGAACGGGTTGA
- a CDS encoding DUF982 domain-containing protein, with product MRDPFFGEPVIIEAATPGAYRTIVSVSEAAIFMMERWPAEHGSLYRAALQACTGQINTSEEIEMARQAFLAAVQEAGMVVLQSEPKPQATRRTPSNLNLAGNGKRKNRARMEEEEAFLVRFLARETGITEAQARELINVVGTDRSSLLREARLLKGQH from the coding sequence ATGCGCGATCCGTTCTTTGGGGAACCCGTGATCATTGAGGCGGCGACGCCGGGCGCGTATCGCACAATCGTCAGCGTGTCTGAGGCGGCGATTTTTATGATGGAGCGATGGCCCGCCGAGCACGGGTCGCTCTACCGAGCTGCGCTGCAAGCCTGTACAGGTCAGATCAATACCTCAGAAGAGATCGAAATGGCCCGCCAGGCCTTTCTCGCTGCGGTACAAGAAGCCGGCATGGTGGTCTTGCAATCTGAACCAAAGCCACAGGCAACGCGTAGAACTCCATCAAATCTAAACTTAGCTGGAAACGGTAAGCGGAAGAACCGGGCGAGGATGGAAGAAGAGGAGGCCTTTCTTGTCCGGTTCCTCGCGCGCGAGACGGGAATTACCGAGGCGCAGGCCAGAGAACTCATCAACGTGGTTGGCACCGACCGTTCGTCCTTGCTCCGCGAGGCCAGGCTATTGAAGGGGCAACATTAG
- a CDS encoding outer membrane protein has product MKLALICSAAFLAASSPVLAADLVEPVAAMPYSWTGFYVGAQGGGAWNNSRWSPVSTPGFVPFNTNGSGVVYGGQIGYNYQINQFVIGIEGDFAGSTVKGDDQCSTTAGTNCETKQDYLGSVRGRLGYAVDRFLIYGDAGVAFTKYKFAETDFPQSFGGGARVGWTAGLGAEYAFTDHWTAGVEWNYYDFGSKDGASSLIPANVLSARETENTVVARINYKF; this is encoded by the coding sequence TTGAAACTCGCTCTCATCTGTTCCGCTGCGTTCCTGGCAGCATCTTCGCCAGTCTTGGCGGCCGACCTCGTTGAGCCGGTGGCCGCAATGCCATACTCATGGACCGGCTTCTATGTCGGTGCTCAAGGTGGAGGCGCATGGAATAACAGCCGTTGGTCGCCAGTAAGCACTCCGGGCTTCGTTCCCTTCAATACAAACGGGTCGGGAGTCGTGTACGGCGGCCAGATCGGCTACAATTATCAGATCAACCAATTCGTTATTGGCATCGAGGGTGACTTCGCAGGCTCGACTGTCAAGGGCGACGACCAATGTTCGACCACCGCAGGTACAAACTGCGAGACCAAGCAGGACTATCTGGGTTCGGTGCGCGGACGCCTTGGCTACGCAGTTGACCGTTTCCTGATCTACGGCGATGCCGGTGTTGCCTTCACGAAATACAAATTCGCGGAGACCGATTTTCCGCAGTCGTTTGGTGGCGGGGCAAGGGTCGGCTGGACGGCAGGCCTCGGCGCTGAATATGCTTTCACCGACCATTGGACCGCTGGCGTTGAATGGAACTATTACGATTTCGGCTCGAAAGATGGCGCGAGCAGCCTGATTCCGGCCAACGTGCTCAGCGCTCGCGAGACCGAGAACACTGTCGTCGCCAGAATTAACTACAAATTCTGA
- a CDS encoding PilZ domain-containing protein, whose protein sequence is MSGNPDDSPIERRSHLRTAVLKDGAIITEDVNIACSVRNQHAHGAELRVEPGVVAPERFVLHVHADGVEYRAVVRWRRNERLGVQIY, encoded by the coding sequence ATGAGCGGCAATCCGGATGATTCACCAATTGAACGACGCTCGCATCTCCGGACGGCTGTTCTAAAAGATGGGGCCATCATCACCGAAGATGTGAACATCGCTTGCTCCGTCAGAAATCAGCACGCCCATGGTGCGGAGCTACGAGTGGAGCCGGGCGTGGTTGCTCCCGAGCGGTTCGTCCTGCACGTCCATGCAGATGGTGTCGAATATCGTGCCGTGGTGCGGTGGAGAAGGAACGAACGGCTTGGCGTGCAGATTTATTGA
- a CDS encoding terminase small subunit protein, translating to MARPSEFTNEIATAICERLAEGKSLRSICLADDMPSKTTVLRWLLDPDRSEFCDQYTRAREIQADIHVDDMVDIADDGSNDFSTKENADGSTYQQVNSEHIQRSRLRVDTRKWVAERMRPKKYGNKVMTELSGTVETSIGSLLAAVDGATRGLPGGK from the coding sequence ATGGCCAGACCAAGTGAATTCACCAATGAGATAGCCACCGCAATCTGCGAAAGGTTGGCGGAGGGGAAAAGCCTTCGTTCGATCTGCCTTGCGGACGACATGCCCTCTAAGACAACAGTGCTGCGCTGGCTACTCGATCCAGATCGCTCCGAATTTTGTGACCAGTACACGCGTGCGCGTGAGATCCAAGCCGACATTCACGTCGATGACATGGTGGATATCGCCGACGATGGCAGCAACGATTTCAGCACCAAGGAAAATGCGGACGGATCGACCTATCAGCAGGTCAACAGCGAGCATATCCAGCGGTCGCGCCTCCGCGTCGATACTCGCAAATGGGTTGCGGAGCGCATGCGGCCCAAGAAATACGGCAACAAGGTAATGACCGAGCTGTCAGGCACGGTCGAAACTTCAATCGGGAGTCTGCTCGCAGCCGTGGACGGAGCCACAAGGGGCCTCCCGGGCGGAAAGTGA
- a CDS encoding plasmid mobilization protein, protein MRLTDQIIVRMSPEEKRHLFAVARSRHMTLSELIRRAGKLCETGAL, encoded by the coding sequence ATGCGCCTGACTGATCAGATCATTGTGCGAATGTCCCCTGAGGAAAAGCGCCACCTTTTCGCAGTCGCCCGCTCTCGTCACATGACGCTAAGCGAGCTGATCCGTCGTGCTGGCAAATTGTGCGAAACGGGCGCCCTCTAA
- a CDS encoding glutathione S-transferase family protein: protein MSGRFTLHGSPHSLPTYRIALMLRLCRTGFTFRYISFQRGMHRTPEFRALSRWGQVPVIEHDGRVFVQSAAILEYLADTLGCFGAANVEAGQHVREWLFWDADRLMPPLYAWYSIELGRRNLLPLSFDPVLVAEFDRKGRAALDILDAHLSGHRFLVGDTATIADICCYGEVAFARLSNRDLAAWPSIVAWAGRIEALPGFAKPFDLLAMQDAEIAS, encoded by the coding sequence ATGAGCGGCAGGTTCACGCTACATGGTAGCCCGCATTCCCTACCGACCTACCGGATCGCGCTGATGCTGCGCCTGTGCCGCACCGGCTTCACGTTTCGATACATCAGCTTCCAGCGCGGCATGCACCGGACTCCCGAATTCCGTGCTCTATCCCGCTGGGGTCAGGTGCCGGTGATCGAGCATGACGGCCGGGTCTTCGTACAGTCGGCGGCAATCCTGGAATACTTGGCGGACACGCTCGGCTGCTTTGGCGCGGCCAATGTCGAAGCGGGCCAACACGTCCGGGAGTGGCTGTTTTGGGACGCCGACCGGCTGATGCCGCCGCTCTATGCTTGGTATAGCATCGAACTGGGCCGTCGCAACTTGTTGCCGCTCTCGTTCGATCCGGTGCTCGTGGCAGAGTTTGACCGCAAGGGTAGGGCTGCTCTGGACATCCTCGACGCCCATCTCTCGGGCCATCGCTTCCTCGTCGGCGACACGGCGACGATTGCCGATATCTGCTGCTACGGCGAGGTCGCTTTCGCGCGCCTGAGCAACAGGGATCTCGCGGCGTGGCCGAGCATCGTTGCCTGGGCCGGTCGCATTGAGGCATTGCCCGGCTTCGCCAAGCCATTCGACCTTCTGGCGATGCAGGATGCCGAGATCGCATCCTAG
- a CDS encoding helix-turn-helix domain-containing protein gives MKCWPEPSVRSAVLKKSPWSGDVTLRHLTAEQSRAARALLNWSCVRLGAKSNLSEETIRQFENGRRMPGPGNLTRIRQALEAAGVVFTSAEPSLTNLSESAANALKGG, from the coding sequence ATGAAATGTTGGCCGGAACCTTCCGTCCGATCCGCTGTTCTGAAGAAAAGTCCGTGGAGCGGAGATGTCACTTTGCGACACCTGACGGCAGAGCAGTCGCGAGCAGCGCGCGCGTTATTAAACTGGTCCTGTGTGAGGCTAGGCGCCAAGTCCAACCTCAGCGAAGAAACGATTCGCCAGTTTGAGAACGGCCGCAGAATGCCGGGGCCGGGCAATCTAACACGCATCCGACAGGCATTGGAAGCAGCCGGTGTTGTATTTACCTCTGCTGAGCCATCGCTAACCAATCTCTCTGAAAGTGCGGCCAACGCACTCAAAGGCGGGTGA
- a CDS encoding helix-turn-helix domain-containing protein, which produces MTPEQCRAARGLANISQDELAQAANVGLSTVRNFEAGRSTPVANNLAAMVKALEAVGVVLIPENGGGAGVRLAKPGILK; this is translated from the coding sequence ATGACCCCCGAACAATGTCGCGCGGCTCGCGGTCTGGCGAATATCTCTCAGGACGAACTGGCCCAGGCTGCAAATGTCGGGTTGTCCACTGTGAGGAATTTTGAAGCGGGGCGCTCCACGCCGGTGGCGAATAACCTTGCGGCTATGGTCAAGGCGCTTGAAGCGGTTGGCGTAGTACTAATTCCGGAGAATGGCGGCGGAGCCGGTGTCAGGCTGGCTAAGCCAGGAATTTTGAAATGA
- a CDS encoding ATP-dependent DNA ligase, with the protein MRLKFVAPLMPTLVEQPPEGDGWIHEVKFDGYRSQMIIDEEGTRIYTRNGHDWTAKYRDLVQEAKTLGAESAIVDGEIIVLNEAGLSDFGELRKAITRRQHDLYFVAFDLLHLNGHDLRDMALEERREILANMIEPGGRIQFSEPLPGEAKAIFHLLDKAGLEGMVSKRRGSKYRSGPSTNWLKAKCYSVDEYDLLGVEREAGKPAFALMADRVTGRYVGSAFINPSRAIRERLWQRVQEHAGSAPKGMKRPATQWVKPGIIGRVKHLRGEEDLRHASLQDFREE; encoded by the coding sequence ATGCGTTTGAAGTTCGTCGCGCCGTTGATGCCGACCCTTGTTGAGCAGCCTCCCGAAGGTGACGGCTGGATTCACGAGGTCAAGTTCGACGGATATCGCTCGCAAATGATCATCGACGAAGAGGGGACACGCATCTACACGCGCAACGGCCACGACTGGACGGCCAAATATCGCGACCTGGTGCAGGAGGCGAAGACCCTCGGCGCCGAAAGCGCCATCGTCGACGGTGAGATCATCGTGCTGAACGAAGCCGGCCTGTCCGACTTCGGCGAATTGCGCAAGGCGATCACGCGGCGGCAGCATGACCTGTATTTCGTCGCCTTCGACCTGCTGCATCTCAATGGCCACGATCTGCGCGACATGGCGCTCGAGGAGCGGCGCGAGATCCTGGCCAACATGATCGAGCCCGGCGGCCGCATCCAGTTCAGCGAGCCTCTGCCCGGCGAAGCCAAGGCGATCTTTCATCTGCTCGACAAAGCCGGCCTTGAAGGAATGGTATCGAAGCGGCGCGGCAGCAAATACCGCAGCGGCCCGTCGACGAACTGGTTGAAGGCGAAATGCTATTCCGTTGATGAGTATGATCTGCTCGGCGTCGAACGCGAGGCGGGAAAGCCTGCCTTCGCCTTGATGGCGGATCGGGTGACCGGCCGCTATGTCGGTTCGGCCTTCATCAATCCCAGCCGCGCGATCCGCGAACGGCTATGGCAGCGCGTCCAGGAGCACGCCGGCTCAGCGCCGAAGGGGATGAAGCGGCCGGCGACGCAATGGGTCAAGCCGGGCATCATCGGCCGCGTGAAGCACTTGCGCGGCGAGGAGGATTTGCGGCACGCTTCGTTGCAGGATTTTCGCGAGGAATGA
- a CDS encoding YggT family protein — MIAVFYTLHTAINIYWWIIIGAAIFSWLYAFNVVNSRNQAVNSIGTMLYRLTEPALRPIRRFLPDLGGVDISPIVLLLALTFISVFLNYTVQPLFGIGPM, encoded by the coding sequence ATGATCGCAGTTTTTTACACGCTGCATACCGCAATCAACATCTATTGGTGGATCATAATCGGCGCGGCCATCTTCTCCTGGCTCTACGCTTTCAACGTTGTCAATTCGCGCAACCAGGCCGTCAATTCGATCGGTACCATGCTATATCGGCTGACCGAGCCGGCGTTACGGCCGATCCGCCGGTTCCTGCCCGATCTCGGCGGCGTCGATATCTCGCCGATCGTCCTGCTGCTGGCGCTGACATTCATCAGCGTGTTCTTGAATTACACCGTCCAGCCGCTGTTTGGCATCGGCCCGATGTGA
- a CDS encoding DUF2188 domain-containing protein, whose translation MSKDADRWKIRYEDKEYPYDTHTAALIAAIKAAKGAVSHGYAAEVLVQGIDGKWRTEWSDGDQR comes from the coding sequence GTGTCGAAAGACGCGGACCGGTGGAAGATCCGGTACGAGGACAAAGAATATCCTTATGACACGCACACGGCAGCGTTGATCGCCGCTATCAAGGCTGCGAAAGGCGCCGTCTCCCATGGGTATGCTGCCGAGGTCCTGGTGCAGGGCATCGACGGCAAATGGCGCACAGAATGGTCTGACGGGGATCAGCGCTGA
- a CDS encoding DUF2188 domain-containing protein yields the protein MANAKYYVSKEADRWKVRYEDKDYAYNSRESALSAAVEAANGAASKGHAAEVLVQGVDGKWRTEWPAG from the coding sequence ATGGCGAACGCGAAGTACTACGTTTCGAAAGAGGCGGACCGCTGGAAGGTTCGCTATGAAGACAAAGATTATGCCTATAACTCGCGCGAATCCGCGTTGTCGGCCGCTGTCGAAGCCGCAAACGGTGCAGCGTCAAAAGGGCATGCGGCGGAGGTCCTAGTCCAAGGTGTCGACGGCAAATGGCGCACTGAATGGCCCGCCGGTTGA
- a CDS encoding DUF768 domain-containing protein codes for MSTRGVDFLDKWLANNVPETTKADVISVDELTNQLLADAGAIGIKRIEIDEEVDSLYRTILDAIVHYDPGLPE; via the coding sequence ATGAGCACGCGCGGCGTAGACTTCCTCGACAAATGGCTTGCCAACAACGTCCCCGAGACGACGAAGGCAGATGTCATCTCGGTTGACGAGCTTACCAACCAGCTGTTGGCCGACGCCGGAGCGATCGGTATCAAGCGCATAGAGATAGACGAGGAAGTCGACAGCCTCTACCGCACGATCCTCGATGCTATCGTGCACTACGACCCGGGACTGCCCGAATGA
- a CDS encoding DUF6551 family protein, with protein sequence MEKLKPILAIKITDLSPNLPQTGEPICERVDPTTLYVDHSYQRQVSERGRKQIRKIVEQFCWTKFKPPVCAYALDENGATVLKVLDGQHTAIAAASNPHVGMIPVMIVDAPDNQAQAAAFVGQNTQRVGITPLQLHQAAVVSGDEDAMTVELVCARAGIKVITTPPAASKYRARETIAIATISGLVNRQTAVGARRILEVLANADFAPITSPQIRAAELLMTHKEFNQRFDPEELTKTMANLYLTAEEDAKVYAHAHKLPFFKALAIVWFRSTKKRRTPIRLVA encoded by the coding sequence ATGGAAAAGTTGAAGCCGATACTCGCTATCAAGATCACAGACCTTTCGCCGAATTTACCGCAGACTGGCGAGCCGATTTGCGAGCGCGTAGACCCGACAACGCTCTACGTAGATCACAGCTACCAGCGCCAAGTGAGCGAGCGCGGACGTAAGCAAATCCGCAAGATCGTCGAGCAGTTCTGTTGGACGAAATTCAAGCCTCCGGTATGCGCCTACGCTCTCGACGAAAACGGTGCGACAGTTTTGAAAGTCCTCGATGGCCAGCACACCGCCATTGCAGCGGCGAGCAATCCGCATGTTGGCATGATACCGGTGATGATTGTCGATGCACCTGACAACCAGGCGCAGGCGGCCGCGTTCGTTGGCCAGAATACCCAGCGGGTCGGAATTACCCCGCTTCAGCTTCATCAGGCAGCAGTCGTATCTGGTGACGAGGATGCCATGACGGTTGAATTGGTGTGCGCCAGAGCCGGCATAAAGGTTATCACTACGCCGCCGGCCGCCTCGAAATATCGCGCTCGTGAAACAATCGCCATTGCAACAATCAGCGGCCTCGTTAACCGCCAAACGGCAGTGGGTGCGCGCCGGATATTGGAGGTTCTAGCGAACGCGGATTTTGCGCCAATCACCAGCCCCCAGATCAGAGCTGCTGAGTTGCTAATGACCCACAAAGAATTCAACCAGCGGTTCGATCCTGAGGAGCTTACCAAGACCATGGCAAACCTCTATCTTACCGCCGAAGAGGACGCCAAGGTTTACGCGCACGCGCACAAGCTGCCGTTCTTCAAAGCGCTTGCCATTGTATGGTTTCGGAGCACAAAAAAGCGGCGCACACCAATCCGTTTGGTCGCTTAG